From Selenomonas ruminantium AC2024, a single genomic window includes:
- a CDS encoding flagellin — translation MAMVVKNNMSAKNTLNQLDKNDKALAKSLKKAASGMKINSAGDDASGYSISERMDTQLRSLNQDDINTQNANSLLKTAEGAVASTLDILKTLKEKAINAANDTNTDADRAVMQKEFNQAVDQIDDNANVTFNSQTLVDGSQNHRVNAPGTVTSLSNENLHEGTKYNALLTSLTDHNDNSLDISTSDIVTISYVKNCKTYTYSQQVKNLRINQLFSNNTIGAADIKLRTPVNNTVGTDEFGQTVTTASGRTAITFQAKHEGVDGQIAGLTITFTDSKGVAKQKANAVFNDFKETVRAQDPSDDNSLVIQTGTKANQSVKVGLSDMRSVALGLRAKDGTVLSIETQVNANAAINVLDNAVQKVLNQQTTIGALGSRMEYTSANLVTASENTQSSESVICDANMAQEMTEYTKNNVLKQAAQSMLAQANQSSSSVLSLLQ, via the coding sequence ATGGCTATGGTAGTGAAGAATAACATGTCAGCGAAGAATACGCTGAACCAACTGGACAAGAATGATAAGGCGCTGGCCAAGAGTCTGAAGAAGGCTGCATCAGGGATGAAAATCAATAGTGCTGGCGATGACGCTTCGGGGTATTCGATTTCTGAGCGTATGGATACCCAGCTAAGATCGCTGAATCAGGACGATATCAATACGCAGAATGCTAATAGCCTCTTGAAAACCGCTGAAGGCGCAGTGGCATCTACGCTGGATATCTTGAAGACACTCAAAGAAAAGGCTATCAATGCGGCCAACGATACCAATACGGATGCGGATAGAGCCGTTATGCAGAAAGAGTTCAATCAGGCGGTTGACCAGATTGATGACAATGCTAACGTGACCTTTAATAGCCAGACTTTGGTAGATGGCTCCCAAAACCATCGGGTAAATGCACCGGGCACGGTGACTTCTCTATCAAATGAGAATTTACATGAGGGGACGAAGTACAATGCCCTGCTTACATCTTTGACTGACCATAATGATAATAGCTTGGATATTTCCACATCGGATATAGTCACGATATCCTATGTGAAGAATTGTAAGACCTATACATATTCCCAGCAGGTCAAAAATTTGCGGATTAATCAGTTGTTTTCCAATAATACGATTGGCGCTGCTGATATAAAACTGAGAACCCCGGTAAATAATACCGTAGGGACAGATGAGTTTGGTCAGACGGTGACGACTGCTTCCGGGCGTACGGCAATTACCTTCCAAGCAAAACATGAGGGAGTGGATGGGCAAATAGCTGGTTTGACGATTACATTTACGGATTCTAAGGGCGTAGCAAAACAGAAAGCCAATGCTGTGTTCAACGATTTCAAGGAAACGGTTCGTGCCCAAGATCCATCGGATGATAATTCGTTAGTGATCCAGACTGGAACCAAGGCAAATCAGTCTGTAAAGGTTGGCTTGTCTGATATGCGTTCGGTAGCCTTGGGATTGCGCGCAAAGGATGGTACGGTATTGAGCATTGAAACACAGGTCAATGCCAATGCAGCTATAAATGTATTAGACAATGCAGTACAGAAGGTGCTGAATCAACAAACGACGATTGGGGCGCTGGGGAGTCGTATGGAATATACTTCGGCAAATTTGGTAACAGCCAGTGAAAACACCCAGTCTTCGGAGTCGGTTATCTGTGATGCCAATATGGCACAGGAGATGACTGAGTATACCAAGAACAATGTGCTGAAACAGGCAGCCCAGTCCATGTTGGCTCAGGCTAATCAGAGCAGCAGTTCTGTGTTGAGTTTGCTTCAATAA